The Bacteroides fragilis NCTC 9343 genome includes the window TTACTTTGCAGTCGGCTATCTGTTTTTTGCGCTCAACATAGTGGGCATCGGCTATTATCAAAGTATCGAACGTGCCCGGCGCGCCACTGTCATCACCCTTTTCCGGGGAACATTGTTCATGCTGGCAGGTTTCCTGCTCTTGCCTCCGGTGCTGGGAGTAAGGGGCATTTGGCTGGCCGTTCCTTTGGCCGAACTGCTGACCTTATTGCTTATTATCGGAATTTACCTGAAGGACTCTTTCGCCGTTCGCCGATGATACGTATCTTTGCATCATTCAAACAGATGCAAAGAGTCTTATGGAAACATTTATTGAAAAGTTCAGAAACAGCTATCATCTTTCAGAAAACGACACGCAAACCCTGCTCAGCTATATGGAGGAGATCCGTTTCAAAAAGAAAGAAGTCATCGTCCATGAAGGCTCCAAAAACGGAAATCTGTATCTGATAAAGCAGGGCATCTGGCGTGCCCATTATCTGAAAGATGGAGTGGACACTACCATTTGGTTTGCCGGTGCAGGCGAAGCTGCCTTTTCGGTATGGGGATATGTGGAAAATACTGCATCGCACATCACGATTGAAGTCATGTGCGATAGCATAGCCTACTGTATTCCGGGATCAACCCTGAACAATCTTTATGCTTCATCGCTCGGACTCGCCAACCTGGGACGGCAACTGATGGAACGGCAACTGCTCAGCCTCGAAAACTGGCTGATCAGCGCCGGAAGCCCCAAAGCTAAAGAACGTTATCTGACCCTTATCAAAGAACATCCCGAACTATTACAAAATGTGCCTTTAAAGCATATAGCCTCTTATTTGTGGATTACACCACAGTCGCTGAGCAGAATCCGGAGAGAAATGAAAATGTAATTTCGGAGCTTGACACAGCGACAGAGCGGGTGAAGACCTCAACAGAGGCTTTGCCATACTCCTCTTTCCATATTTCTCTCGTTATACCAATCATTCGCTCCATTTAGTCCTCAATCTCTTTCCTTTCTATCTCTTTTTAGTTACCTTTGTAAGGAACCGAATACGAGTTGCACAACTGGTACATGACGAGTTGCACAACTGGTATACGACGAGTTGTACAACTGGTAACGTACAAGTTGTGTAACCGGTACATCGAATCATATTAACCTTTCATACAAAGCACTATGGGACTCATTTATTTAGTCAGAAAGAAAAAGTTCAGAACAGCCGAAGGGATCAGAGAACTCTATTTTGCCATCCAGCGGAAACTTCAGAAAAGAGGCGGCAAGAACGAAGAAGACCTTGCCGAAATCCTTTCGGCAAACAGTTCACGAAGCAAAGGGGAAGTATTGAGCATCCTCACCGATCTGCCGGACGTGATAGAAGAGATATTGAAAAATGGAGAATCCGTATCCATCAGAGGGTTGGGATCGTTTCATGCCTCCATTACAAGCAATGGCTTCGAGCATCCGGAAGATGTATTGCCTCACGAGGTACGGGTATCCAAAGTATATTTCATTGCCGACCGCAAGTTTACCCAACGTGTCAGCCGGATGAAATTCTTTCGCTACCCACTATCCA containing:
- a CDS encoding Crp/Fnr family transcriptional regulator, whose protein sequence is METFIEKFRNSYHLSENDTQTLLSYMEEIRFKKKEVIVHEGSKNGNLYLIKQGIWRAHYLKDGVDTTIWFAGAGEAAFSVWGYVENTASHITIEVMCDSIAYCIPGSTLNNLYASSLGLANLGRQLMERQLLSLENWLISAGSPKAKERYLTLIKEHPELLQNVPLKHIASYLWITPQSLSRIRREMKM
- a CDS encoding HU family DNA-binding protein is translated as MGLIYLVRKKKFRTAEGIRELYFAIQRKLQKRGGKNEEDLAEILSANSSRSKGEVLSILTDLPDVIEEILKNGESVSIRGLGSFHASITSNGFEHPEDVLPHEVRVSKVYFIADRKFTQRVSRMKFFRYPLSKYFPKDLLRPETIREEETREEEPEFIPDDDE